The following is a genomic window from Amycolatopsis australiensis.
GCGGGATGTCGAGGCGCACGCCGTGCTCCTGATGAGCCACATGGCGAGCGCAGAGCAGCTCGCCGAGCACTGCGCGCGCCTGGCCGGGTTCGGCGCGACCGGGGTGGGCATCATGGACTCGGCGGGGCACTACCTGCCCGCCGACGTCACCGAGCGCGTCACGGCCATGTGCGCCGCGGTCGACGTGCCCGTGATGTTCCACGGGCACAACAACCTCGGCATGGCGGTGGCGAACTCGATCGCGGCGGCCGACGCCGGAGCGTCCATTTTGGACGCCTGTGCACGCGGTTTCGGCGCCGGCGCGGGCAACACCCAGCTCGAGGTCCTCGTGCCGGTGCTCGAACGCGTGGGGTACCGCACCGGCATCGACCTGTACCGGCTGCTGGACGCGGCCGACGTCGCCGAGCGCGAGCTGATGCCCGCGCCGCCCACCGTCGACTCCCTGTCCATCGTCAGCGGCCTGGCCGGCGTGTTCTCCGGTTTCAAGACCCGGGTGCTCGACATCTCCGCCCGCGAAGGCGTCGACCCGCGCGACGTCTTCTTCGAGCTCGGCCGGCGCCAGGCGGTCGCCGGCCAGGAGGACCTCATCGTGGACGTGGCGCTCGCCCTGCGCGGATCCGCCACGGGCACCGCCGACAGGAGGGCAAGCCGTGTATGAAGTGCTCAAGCGCATCCTGGTGGATGACCTCTACCTGCGGACGGAGGACATCACCCCGGCGGCGGGCTGCGCCGAGGTGGGGCTGGACTCCCTGACCGCGGCGGAGCTTTCGGGCGTGCTGAGCGACCGGCTCGGCATCGAGATCCACGACTACGAGCTGCTGGAGCTGGCCACGGTCGGGGACGTCGCGCGGCTGATGGCCCAACGTCACCCCGCCGCCGGTCCCGCCGGAGCCGCGGCCCGGCCGACGGTGGTGAACTGATGCCGGAGAACAGCACGACGGACGCCGTCCGCATGCCGGACGAAAGCTCCCTGTCCCGGCGGGTCGTGGTGTCCCCGGGCATGTGCAGCGGCGGGTCGCTCGTCTTCGGCCGTATCGGGGACTGGACGTGGGAGGCGGTGGCCGCGGCCTGCCGCACCAACGTGCACGCGGCGCGCACGGCGGACGGGCAGCCCGCCTACCTGTCCTTCTACTACTACCGGGTGCGCGGCGGGAAGACCATCCACCCGCACGGCCTGACGTTCGGCGACGAGCTCCGGGTGAGCTCGCGGGTGTTCCAGTTCGGCAGCCAGTCGGTGCTCACGCTGCACCGGCTCGCGCCGGCCGACCTCGGGCTGGCCGACACGCCGCTGGATCCGGCGGAGGTGTACGACGACCCGCACCCGGACTGCATGTACGCCGAGAACTTCAACCGCTGGATCGCGCGCAGCCGACCGGACAGCAACCGCAGCCTCGCCCGGACCTCGCCCCCCGACTTCGCGTTCGCCGACCTGCCGCGCCTGCCGAACCAGTACTCGCCGCGCACGCTCGTCGGCCGGGCCCGCGAGGCGGAGGGGTTCTGCGCTCCCGCCCCGCCGGGTTTCGCCGTGGCCGGTCCCGAGCACACCTTCGAGTACACATTGGACGTCACACGGGACATCAACGGCGCGGGCCTGGTGTACTTCGCCTCCTACTTCTCCATCTTCGACACCGCGCTGCTGCGCCTGTGGCGCTCGTTCGGCCGCACCGACGAGCAGTTCCTGCGCCGCCGGGTCATCGACCAGAAGGTGGGCTACTTCGGCAACGCCGACCCCGGCGCGGTGTTCACCATCACGGTCCGGAACTGGCGGAACGCGACCCGGCCGGAAACCGAGATCGCCGACATGGCGCTGCGCGACGCCACCACCGGCCGGCTGCTCGCCGTCACCGCCATCGAGATCGAGGCGGGCAAGGCGCCGTCGGCTTAGGCCGTCCGGCACACGCGGCAACGGGCCGCCCGGCGATCGCCGGGCGGCCCGTTCGCTTCGGTCACTACCGCAGGTAGGAAGCGCCGTTCAGGTCGAGGATCGTGCCACTGGCCCACTCGGCCTGCGCGGAGGCCAGGTAGAACACGCCCGCGGCGATCTCGGCCGGCTCGGCGACCCGGCCGAACGGGCTCTGT
Proteins encoded in this region:
- the dmpG gene encoding 4-hydroxy-2-oxovalerate aldolase, translated to MTEATSPDVAAGKPILIHDPSLRDGHHAVRHSLGAEQLRAYALAADAAGIPVVEVGHGNGLGASSLQVGRARLSDDEMLSITREALTTSKLGVFMLPGWGSIADLDNAISRGVDLVRIGTHCTESSLAERHLGYLRERDVEAHAVLLMSHMASAEQLAEHCARLAGFGATGVGIMDSAGHYLPADVTERVTAMCAAVDVPVMFHGHNNLGMAVANSIAAADAGASILDACARGFGAGAGNTQLEVLVPVLERVGYRTGIDLYRLLDAADVAERELMPAPPTVDSLSIVSGLAGVFSGFKTRVLDISAREGVDPRDVFFELGRRQAVAGQEDLIVDVALALRGSATGTADRRASRV
- a CDS encoding acyl carrier protein, translated to MYEVLKRILVDDLYLRTEDITPAAGCAEVGLDSLTAAELSGVLSDRLGIEIHDYELLELATVGDVARLMAQRHPAAGPAGAAARPTVVN
- a CDS encoding LnmK family bifunctional acyltransferase/decarboxylase, whose protein sequence is MPENSTTDAVRMPDESSLSRRVVVSPGMCSGGSLVFGRIGDWTWEAVAAACRTNVHAARTADGQPAYLSFYYYRVRGGKTIHPHGLTFGDELRVSSRVFQFGSQSVLTLHRLAPADLGLADTPLDPAEVYDDPHPDCMYAENFNRWIARSRPDSNRSLARTSPPDFAFADLPRLPNQYSPRTLVGRAREAEGFCAPAPPGFAVAGPEHTFEYTLDVTRDINGAGLVYFASYFSIFDTALLRLWRSFGRTDEQFLRRRVIDQKVGYFGNADPGAVFTITVRNWRNATRPETEIADMALRDATTGRLLAVTAIEIEAGKAPSA